The Hordeum vulgare subsp. vulgare chromosome 7H, MorexV3_pseudomolecules_assembly, whole genome shotgun sequence DNA window AGTTGATGGTCGGGTTCAGTCATTGATTTGGATGGTGACATGCAATTCTCAATTTGGAAAACTTAAATTTGTAAAAAACTGACCCAATGTCCACCCCCAATTGGTAAGGTATTGGCCTTTTCCGATATCTATGATAAAAACTTACGGTAACATCTTGGAAATAGTTTTGAAATTCTTAAAGATAGCGTGTCTACAATCTCACATATCAAATCAAACTTTGGTCTATTATAGGAAGGCAAAAGGAACAAATCGACCATAACCAGCCTCTTTTCGTTATATTACTAAAGTAGTATCTGCATTTTTTGGTTTCTTATGCACTGATCGGATTTGggttttgaaattctctatgatgCCTCAAGGAAAAGTAGGACTACCTTCATAATCATTGCCAAGTAGATTGGGCCTTTTTATGAAAACCATGTTCATGCTGgtcttgtttttttgttgttgcgctggtcttgtttttttgttgttgcgctggtcttgtttttttgttgttgcacTGGTCTTGTTGTGTACTGGTGACTCCTCTTTGTATTTAGTTGAATGTATACTTTCTGGTTTCACATTTACCATCATTACTCATGAGATGCTGCAAAACATGCAGTACTCTTGATAATAAAAATTCAGAACCCTCCGACCAACTATGTCCTTGGTTTAGTAATAGTTGTGACATGGAAATACATATGTCAGTGGCTCAGGATATACTACCAGCTAGTTAagtttgcttgttactttgtcCCAGCACCGACGTCAGGTAAATTAGTTGGTGCGAGCTGGTGCAAGCCCATAGCCACCCCCTATAAAAGTTCATTGTTTTTCATCGTTTTTGATATAGCTTACCACTCATGTCAAGTGGTCATCCCCTATAAAAGTTGGAACAAAGAAGTTTCTTGGTAACACATGTGAGTAAGGAAACATATTCAAATGCTTTCCGAATGCGGACTAATTTCCGGCTATCATACGAATGCAGCAGTAGAAGTTGGAAGATTAGGAGTAAGAGGCATCAGGCATTGCGAGAATACTACATAGCGTTTTTTGGCATCATGACTTTTCAGTGCTGCTCCGGTGCCTCCCACGAGTCACACTGTCTGTACAGTCTGTTCTAGACATAGCAACGCACTCTCtcggtttttaaatataagtttttttaaagtcGTTAAGGGACTAGatacatatgtatatagacataatttaaagtataagtttattcattttgttttgtacgtagtcttttaatgaaatctttaaaatgacctgtatttaaaaacggagggagtacgttgCTCGGACCTTTTCCAACCAACTCTCTCGCCTCTGGTAAGCCCGGTCAGAATCTCACGCCGGAGCTTGTCCACGAGTCTCAGCGGAGAGAAAAGGAAGAGCAAGGACGGGCACACCTTGCCTGTTTGTATGGCCGGGCACGAGGCAAGACCAGCGACTGCGTATCAAACCCATTAAGCTACGCGAGAATGGCGTCTCCTGGGGCGTTCCACGTCGGCAGCAAGAGAGGATCGATGTACTGTACATTGGATGGATgtccaggaaaaaaataaagTTAGATGCCAAGAAAAAACAAAGGGTGGCCCACCACCTCTCGTCATCCCTTCTCCTTTCTCTCCCACGCAACCTCACCTTTCCTCAGTTTTCCTTCCGTGTGTGCGCCACTAGGGTttccaccaccgccgcccccatccccgtCCCATCAGCCCGTCCCAGTTCCTTCAGTCGCCGGCTATCGGAGAAGGCGCCTTCCTCAGATCCGGTTCTCCCTCAAACCTTCTCGTCTTCCCTTCCCACCCATCCTCCATGATGGTTGGGAAGAGAGGGGGCGGGGAAAGGGATGGCATCGAGGTGTCGCTCGGGGGCGCGAGTTGCATAGGTGCCGGTTGCGGAGGAGGGGCGCGTTCTTCATGTTCAGGTACGAAATTGTGGGAgagagatggatgaagagggagaGGAGGACGAGGCTGTGTGTGGGTAGCAGGTTGTGTTTGGACTCTCTCATGCTGGATTCTTTTTCTTGACCATCTCCCTGCTGCAGGTCTGCATCTGTGTTCCTGCCCATCGTCTGCTGGGCATGGGACCTGCTGGTTTGGGAGAAGTCTAAGGTGAGACGCTGTTgcacctaatttttttgtttctgcATTATTCCTCACTTTCTCGGCTGACTATATTTTCTATGCTGTCCAGCGTCATTCTTTGTTGTGTAAAAAGATCCTCTGCGGTTCATACTTTGACCAACATCTGAAGATAGCAAAAGcaagaaaccgtgcacaaattcaCTGCCGAAGTAAGTATCAAATGTGCATTCTAATCTGTACATTGGATTTCTACCCATTGTTGTGTGTAATAGGGCTTCACACAGCACAGTACCACTTCCAGGTCCTGCTATAGCACAGTAAAGACTCCATCTATTTGATAGGTAAGTTGGGACTTTGAATTAATCGCCTAAGAATGGATAAGCATGTATCCAAATGTTGTTCATAGTAATTTGAATACTTAGATTCCTAGGATTTGATGCATTATTCTGTGTGAACAAAAAGTGGAATTCTTCTCAGGAATCTGTTAATCTAGCCTTTTTTGTTGCAACTAAGGGCATGTTCGGTAGCTCCCCAACTCCTGCAAATCCTCGAATCCCACTTCTTGTTTCCACTGCCAGCTTCCGACGGGAGTGCCAGCCATAAAAAATACGTTCGGCTCCTCGTTCCAGCTTCTCGTACGT harbors:
- the LOC123412163 gene encoding uncharacterized protein LOC123412163, with protein sequence MPRKNKGWPTTSRHPFSFLSHATSPFLSFPSVCAPLGFPPPPPPSPSHQPVPVPSVAGYRRRRLPQIRFSLKPSRLPFPPILHDGWEERGRGKGWHRGVARGRELHRCRLRRRGAFFMFRSASVFLPIVCWAWDLLVWEKSKRHSLLCKKILCGSYFDQHLKIAKARNRAQIHCRIPLPGPAIAQ